The Aphis gossypii isolate Hap1 chromosome 3, ASM2018417v2, whole genome shotgun sequence genome includes a region encoding these proteins:
- the LOC114127802 gene encoding spidroin-2-like isoform X6: MNTSFLRLLCTLFALSHYASAQSGYNYNKPSNPLNGPTTSRPYGNDGLIAKPSGTSYPTSFPTTVSSYPTQADQFGSTGPTGTPSFTGGYGGQTAYPTSAPQDFTTANFPSSTAQRPGNFPTGSGSSPGYGSSGDGSSGANTRPSYGPSGSESLGVPQSGNGYGVGSGSGFGSGSSRPSGFGGSSGTPSSTGFGSGSAPGSYGSGNNVGTTGFGSGNAPGSYGSGNSVGTTGFGSGNAPGSYGSGNSVGTTGFGSGSAPGSYGSGNSVGSTGFGSGSAPGSYGSGNNVGTTGFGSGNAPGSYGSGNNVGNTGFGSGNAPGSYGSGNNVGTTGFGSGNAPGYGGSSGSVQGTGFGSNPGSSGFGIGSSPGNYGNNNIGSVGTQGPNGFGSGNIGSKPSYGGTGIGGPSSVGGGSAGAQGPSSFFGGNAGSQGPSSFFGGNAGSQGPSSVGGGSAGAQGPSSFFGGNSGNQGPTSFGNGFGSGNSPAGNNDDGSYEGGDFSAIPGEPGTDYPILSEIPNTSFTCNQRLPGYYADTETRCQVFHICSNDIKYDFLCPNGTIFHQQHFVCVWWNQFDCSTAESLYGLNANIYDYSKVGSPGQSGPQGPIANYPGQVGPNGPIGNFPAISGPQGPVANYPGQSGPQGPTANYPGQSGPQGPVANYPGQSGPQGPTANYPGQTGPQGPTANYPGQSGSQGPSSNYPGQIGSQGPTANYPGQSGPQGPTANYPGQSGPQGPTANYPGQSGPQGPTANYPGQYGPQGPTANYPGQSGPQGPSANYPGQSGPQGPTANYPGQYGPQGPTANYPGQSGSQGPSANYPSQTGAVFPSQRPSSYPGAQSTPSYPSTGVNNNGRPSSQGPFGSTGTTPYPSQGSTVGSYGPSSTLSGVSPTPASYPGSTISDAQFVNSYNKPPVPDREYLPPYRK; the protein is encoded by the exons ATGAATACGTCTTTCTTGCGGTTGCTGT GCACTCTCTTTGCACTATCCCATTATGCATCG GCTCAAAGTGGTTACAATTACAACAAACCATCAAATCCCTTAAATGGTCCTACTACGTCAAGACCATACGGAAACGATGGATTAATAGCTAAGCCATCAGGCACTAGTTATCCTACTTCATTCCCTACAACAGTTTCATCATACCCAACTCAGGCTGACCAATTTGGTTCTACTGGACCTACTGGTACACCCAGTTTTACTGGTGGATATGGTGGCCAAACAGCCTATCCTACATCTGCACCCCAAGATTTCACTACTGCCAACTTCCCTAGTTCAACCGCACAACGACCTGGAAACTTTCCTACTGGTTCTGGTTCATCGCCTGGCTATGGCTCATCTGGTGATGGTTCTTCTGGAGCAAACACGAGACCAAGCTATGGTCCAAGTGGATCAGAAAGCTTAGGAGTTCCCCAAAGTGGTAATGGATATGGTGTTGGATCAGGATCTGGTTTTGGATCTGGAAGCTCAAGACCAAGTGGATTTGGTGGAAGTTCCGGAACACCAAGTTCAACTGGTTTTGGAAGTGGAAGTGCACCTGGTAGTTATGGAAGTGGTAACAATGTTGGAACTACTGGATTTGGAAGTGGTAATGCCCCTGGTAGTTATGGAAGTGGAAACAGTGTAGGAACTACTGGATTTGGAAGTGGTAATGCCCCTGGTAGTTATGGAAGTGGAAACAGTGTAGGAACCACTGGATTTGGAAGTGGAAGTGCCCCTGGTAGTTATGGCAGTGGTAACAGTGTAGGAAGCACTGGATTTGGAAGTGGAAGTGCACCTGGTAGTTATGGAAGTGGAAACAATGTTGGAACTACTGGATTTGGAAGTGGCAATGCCCCTGGAAGTTATGGAAGTGGTAATAATGTAGGAAACACTGGATTTGGAAGTGGTAATGCCCCTGGTAGTTATGGTAGTGGAAACAATGTAGGAACTACTGGATTTGGAAGTGGTAATGCTCCGGGTTATGGTGGTAGTAGTGGTTCTGTACAAGGAACAGGTTTTGGAAGCAACCCAGGATCAAGTGGTTTTGGTATAGGTAGTTCAcctg gCAATTATGGAAATAACAACATTGGTAGTGTTGGTACACAAGGACCAAACGGTTTTGGCAGTGGTAACATTGGATCCAAGCCAAGTTATGGAGGTACTGGAATTGGTGGACCTAGCAGTGTGGGTGGTGGAAGTGCTGGCGCGCAAGGACCTAGCAGTTTCTTTGGTGGAAACGCTGGTAGTCAAGGACCTAGCAGTTTCTTTGGCGGAAACGCTGGTAGTCAAGGACCTAGCAGTGTAGGTGGTGGAAGTGCCGGTGCACAAGGACCCAGCAGTTTCTTTGGCGGAAACAGTGGTAATCAAGGACCTACTAGTTTTGGAAATGGTTTTGGATCTGGTAACTCGCCAGCTGGAAATAACGATGATGGTTCTTACGAAGGTGGAGACTTCTCTGCTATACCCGGAGAGCCAGGTACAGACTACCCAATACTATCCGAAATACCAAATACTTCATTTACTTGTAACCAAAGATTACCAGGATACTATGCTGACACCGAAACCAGATGTCAAGTATTCCATATATGttctaatgatattaaatacgaTTTCTTATGTCCTAACGGAACAATATTCCATCAACAGCACTTTGTATGTGTCTGGTGGAACCAGTTTGATTGTTCAACTGCTGAAAGTCTATATGGCTTGAACGCTAACATTTATGACTATTCAAAAGTAGGTTCTCCGGGACAATCAGGTCCACAAGGACCTATCGCTAATTACCCTGGTCAAGTTGGTCCAAATGGACCAATCGGTAACTTCCCAGCAATTTCTGGTCCACAAG GTCCAGTTGCAAACTACCCAGGACAGTCAGGACCACAAGGACCGACCGCTAACTATCCAGGACAGTCTGGTCCACAAG GTCCAGTTGCAAACTATCCAGGACAGTCAGGACCACAAGGACCAACCGCTAATTATCCAGGTCAAACTGGTCCCCAGGGTCCAACAGCCAACTACCCAGGACAGTCTGGTTCTCAAGGTCCATCATCCAACTACCCAGGACAAATAGGATCACAAGGTCCAACTGCCAACTACCCAGGACAGTCTGGCCCTCAAGGTCCAACTGCCAACTACCCAGGACAGTCTGGCCCTCAAGGTCCAACTGCCAACTACCCAGGACAGTCTGGCCCTCAAGGTCCAACTGCCAACTACCCAGGACAATATGGCCCTCAGGGTCCAACAGCTAACTACCCAGGTCAATCGGGTCCTCAAGGTCCATCTGCGAATTACCCAGGTCAATCAGGTCCACAAGGTCCAACTGCCAACTACCCAGGACAATATGGTCCTCAAGGTCCAACTGCCAACTACCCAGGACAATCTGGTTCTCAAGGGCCATCAGCCAACTATCCATCTCAGACAGGTGCGGTATTCCCGAGCCAACGTCCAAGTAGCTACCCAGGTGCACAATCTACACCATCATACCCATCTACCGGTGTGAACAATAACGGTCGACCAAGTTCTCAAGGTCCATTTGGAAGTACAGGAACAACACCTTACCCCAGTCAAGGAAGTACTGTGGGATCGTATGGTCCAAGCTCAACTTTATCAGGTGTATCGCCGACTCCTGCATCATACCCAGGATCAACCATATCTGATGCGCAGTTTGTAAACTCTTACAATAAGCCACCAGTACCAGACAGAGAATACTTGCCACCGTATAGAAAATGA